Proteins encoded within one genomic window of Halodesulfurarchaeum formicicum:
- the tsaA gene encoding tRNA (N6-threonylcarbamoyladenosine(37)-N6)-methyltransferase TrmO, which translates to MTLQALALAADRFGDRSLSYPYYRLQEAGHSVDIASPDGGPVTGLHGVDFEADFPISAVEQADYDLLVLPGGYSSEAIRMQAPEAIDIVRAFDERGKPIASVCHGAQLLVSAGVVDGRRLACHPSIKDDIEAAGGTFVNDAGVVDDNLITARDYSDVAEWLAAVLDVVETATDGGVVASSQDPGHSAGSTVQPIGTIHSPYSEESGMPIQGAFSDAMGVVDLDEAYVDGLLDIEGFSHLVLLYQFHAAESYDLQPQPFMEDTTHGVFATRAPRRPNSIGMSVVELENVSDGTLFVSGIDVLDGTPLLDIKPYVPDFNGVESARIGWLEDSIENERRRTADDRFLD; encoded by the coding sequence ATGACCCTTCAGGCACTCGCACTCGCGGCAGACCGATTCGGCGATCGCTCGCTCAGCTACCCCTACTACCGCCTCCAGGAGGCGGGGCATTCCGTCGACATCGCCAGCCCCGACGGGGGGCCGGTGACGGGCCTCCACGGCGTCGACTTCGAGGCCGACTTCCCGATTTCGGCGGTGGAGCAGGCGGATTACGACCTGCTCGTTCTCCCTGGCGGGTACTCCTCTGAGGCGATCAGGATGCAGGCCCCCGAGGCCATCGACATCGTCCGGGCATTCGACGAGCGTGGCAAACCCATCGCGTCGGTCTGTCACGGCGCGCAACTGCTCGTCAGCGCCGGCGTCGTCGATGGTCGGCGACTGGCCTGTCACCCGTCGATCAAGGACGACATCGAGGCCGCCGGTGGCACCTTCGTGAACGACGCCGGGGTTGTGGACGACAACCTGATCACGGCCCGGGATTACTCCGACGTGGCCGAGTGGCTCGCAGCCGTCCTCGATGTGGTTGAAACTGCGACTGATGGTGGGGTCGTCGCTTCATCCCAGGATCCCGGTCATTCCGCCGGTTCGACCGTCCAGCCAATCGGGACTATTCACTCCCCGTATTCAGAGGAGTCGGGCATGCCGATCCAGGGGGCCTTCTCCGACGCCATGGGCGTCGTCGACCTCGACGAGGCGTACGTCGACGGCCTGCTCGACATCGAGGGGTTCTCCCATCTCGTCCTGCTCTATCAGTTCCACGCGGCCGAGTCCTATGACCTCCAGCCCCAGCCGTTCATGGAGGACACCACTCATGGCGTCTTTGCGACCCGGGCCCCACGCCGCCCGAATTCGATCGGTATGAGCGTCGTCGAACTGGAGAACGTCTCGGATGGAACGCTCTTCGTCTCCGGCATCGACGTGCTCGACGGCACGCCGCTGCTCGACATCAAGCCCTACGTGCCGGACTTCAACGGGGTCGAGTCGGCCCGGATCGGCTGGCTAGAGGACTCGATCGAGAACGAACGCCGCCGGACCGCCGACGATCGGTTCCTCGACTGA
- a CDS encoding molybdopterin molybdotransferase MoeA yields the protein MGDAESVRGSGFVERTRVREALSTLRDVTTVSTGTETVPLEAADGRVLAETVESPRNVPDFPRAAMDGYAVRAEDTFGAADRSPATLKVDADTAGPERATWVHTGSPVAEPADAVVKTEYAREVGDEVEISRAAAVGQNVSDVGEDLEAGQHLFDPGHRLRPSDLALLRSVEVETVTVRERPDVAVIPTGEELVESDPDPGEAIETNGIMVSSLVERWGGDATHHEVVTDDREALAQAIEADLDADLIVTTGGSSIGKRDLLPAVVEDLGELLVHGVALKPGHPVALGQVEGTPVLMLPGYPVACIVNAWQFVRPILNWTADTEPDEPARVDATLSRKIRSEPGIRSCVRVTVEDGEDGPVAEPVHESGASILSSVSLADGWVQVPESIEGYDAGDTVTVEFWEALP from the coding sequence ATGGGAGACGCCGAGTCAGTACGAGGGTCGGGCTTTGTCGAGCGAACGCGGGTCCGCGAGGCGCTTTCGACGCTCCGTGACGTGACGACAGTCTCGACTGGCACCGAGACGGTACCGCTCGAGGCGGCAGACGGCCGCGTTCTCGCCGAAACCGTCGAATCACCGCGAAACGTGCCGGACTTTCCGCGCGCGGCCATGGATGGCTATGCGGTCCGGGCCGAGGACACGTTCGGTGCGGCCGACCGCTCACCCGCGACGCTGAAAGTCGATGCGGACACAGCCGGGCCCGAACGGGCCACCTGGGTCCACACTGGAAGCCCGGTTGCCGAGCCGGCCGACGCCGTCGTCAAGACCGAGTACGCGCGCGAGGTGGGTGATGAAGTCGAGATCAGCAGGGCCGCGGCGGTCGGCCAGAACGTTAGCGACGTGGGCGAGGACCTGGAGGCCGGCCAGCACCTCTTCGACCCCGGGCACCGCCTTCGACCGTCCGATCTGGCGCTGCTTCGCTCGGTCGAGGTCGAGACCGTCACCGTCAGGGAGCGCCCCGACGTGGCCGTCATTCCGACCGGGGAGGAACTCGTCGAGAGCGACCCCGATCCGGGCGAAGCGATCGAAACCAACGGGATCATGGTCTCCTCGCTGGTCGAGCGTTGGGGCGGGGATGCCACCCATCACGAGGTGGTGACCGACGACCGAGAAGCGCTCGCCCAGGCCATCGAGGCCGATCTGGATGCCGATTTGATCGTGACGACTGGCGGCTCTTCGATCGGGAAACGGGATCTGCTCCCGGCCGTCGTCGAAGATCTAGGTGAGTTGCTCGTCCACGGTGTCGCTCTCAAGCCCGGCCACCCCGTCGCGCTGGGGCAGGTCGAGGGGACGCCGGTGTTGATGTTGCCGGGCTATCCCGTGGCCTGCATCGTCAACGCCTGGCAGTTCGTCCGGCCGATTCTCAACTGGACAGCGGACACGGAACCGGACGAACCGGCTCGGGTCGATGCGACACTGAGTCGGAAGATCCGCAGCGAACCTGGAATCCGGAGCTGTGTCCGGGTCACCGTCGAGGACGGCGAGGACGGGCCGGTCGCCGAACCGGTCCACGAGAGCGGCGCGAGCATTCTGTCGAGTGTCTCGCTGGCGGACGGCTGGGTCCAGGTTCCCGAATCGATCGAGGGATACGACGCGGGTGACACCGTGACGGTGGAATTCTGGGAGGCGCTGCCATGA
- a CDS encoding molybdopterin biosynthesis protein: protein MSERKQFRDLAEPAELHAAIDALGIDPGTQSVPLIEADGRVAAERIDAGIDVPGFDRSTKDGYAVQAADTFDASEGDPFVADLLGVVEAGDKPKTDVESGGVVSVATGAPVPPGADAVIPVERTTRLQSGAEPRIEIRTAVAPGDNIMHSGDDVAAGDRAIGPGTVLTTRDVGLLAAIGVEEVPVVERPTVGIVSTGNELVRPGEPLDDARGQIYDLNTYALAAAVRAAGGEPEVVPHIADDYDRMHETLESVGERCDLVLSSGSTSASDADVLYRVVEDHGSLDLHGVAVKPGRPTIVGEIADTAYIGLPGNPVSALSIFRTFVAPAIREAAGRPPESAPTLEGEMVAPKRYTEGRTYLLPVAVIEDESGSVLVYPVDKGSGAITSLTEADGVVEMSPETELLERGQSVTVDLFSGDTRPPSVLGIGESDPLLSRLLDRIDGPRYLSHGSREGRRRFRDGIPDFALLAPGDAEAVDGEVLGTFDREWGLIVPSGNPANVSELADLLGAESFYNLPTVSGLRSALDEALADLAAERDVSEAELADRIPGYDRTVTGVRSPARRVAQGTATVGLGLRFAASELDVDFVPLGTQTLTVVAAPDRVEKPGVRELQTVLETDLAGVIDSTPGYAP, encoded by the coding sequence ATGAGCGAACGCAAACAGTTCCGCGATCTGGCCGAGCCGGCTGAACTGCACGCGGCGATCGACGCCCTCGGGATCGACCCGGGCACGCAATCAGTGCCGCTGATCGAGGCCGACGGCCGGGTCGCAGCTGAGCGCATCGACGCCGGAATCGACGTCCCGGGATTCGATCGGTCGACGAAGGACGGCTATGCGGTCCAGGCCGCGGACACCTTCGACGCCTCGGAGGGCGATCCGTTCGTGGCCGACCTGCTGGGAGTGGTCGAAGCCGGGGACAAACCGAAGACGGACGTCGAGTCTGGTGGCGTGGTAAGCGTCGCGACCGGGGCACCGGTCCCACCCGGGGCCGATGCGGTGATTCCGGTGGAGCGAACGACGCGGCTGCAGTCTGGGGCCGAGCCCCGAATCGAGATCCGGACCGCCGTGGCCCCAGGTGATAACATTATGCACAGCGGCGACGACGTGGCCGCAGGCGATCGAGCGATCGGCCCGGGAACGGTACTCACGACCCGGGACGTTGGTCTGCTGGCGGCGATCGGCGTCGAGGAAGTGCCAGTCGTGGAACGGCCGACAGTGGGAATCGTCTCGACCGGGAACGAACTTGTTCGCCCCGGTGAGCCCCTAGACGACGCGCGCGGCCAGATCTATGATCTCAACACGTACGCGCTGGCAGCGGCGGTCCGGGCGGCGGGTGGCGAGCCGGAAGTCGTGCCCCACATCGCTGACGACTACGATCGGATGCACGAGACGCTTGAATCCGTTGGCGAACGGTGTGATCTGGTGCTCTCCTCCGGATCGACCAGTGCGAGCGACGCCGACGTGCTCTATCGGGTGGTCGAGGACCACGGGAGCCTCGATCTGCACGGCGTCGCGGTCAAGCCAGGTCGCCCGACGATCGTCGGCGAGATCGCCGACACGGCTTACATCGGCCTGCCCGGGAACCCGGTCTCGGCCCTGAGCATCTTCCGGACGTTCGTCGCGCCGGCCATCCGCGAGGCGGCAGGCCGGCCTCCCGAATCGGCTCCCACACTGGAGGGAGAGATGGTGGCACCCAAGCGCTACACGGAGGGCCGGACTTACCTGCTTCCGGTGGCGGTCATCGAAGACGAGTCCGGATCCGTGTTGGTCTACCCGGTCGACAAGGGCAGCGGCGCGATCACCAGCCTCACCGAGGCCGACGGCGTCGTAGAGATGTCTCCGGAGACAGAACTGCTCGAACGTGGTCAGTCGGTCACCGTGGATCTGTTTTCGGGTGACACCCGGCCCCCTTCAGTGCTCGGAATCGGTGAGTCAGACCCCCTGCTCTCCCGGCTCCTCGACCGAATCGATGGCCCACGCTATCTTTCACATGGCAGCCGCGAGGGGCGGCGACGGTTCCGGGACGGAATCCCTGATTTCGCCCTGCTGGCCCCCGGCGACGCCGAAGCGGTGGATGGCGAGGTGCTGGGAACGTTCGACCGCGAGTGGGGGCTGATCGTGCCGTCGGGCAATCCGGCGAACGTTTCTGAACTCGCCGACCTTCTAGGGGCTGAGTCCTTCTACAACCTTCCGACCGTCTCCGGCCTGCGTTCGGCACTCGACGAGGCACTGGCCGACTTGGCCGCGGAACGGGACGTCTCGGAAGCCGAACTCGCCGACCGGATTCCCGGCTACGACCGAACCGTGACTGGCGTTCGGAGTCCGGCCAGACGGGTTGCACAGGGAACGGCGACGGTCGGTCTGGGGCTCCGGTTCGCGGCGAGTGAACTCGACGTGGACTTCGTTCCACTCGGCACCCAGACACTCACGGTCGTCGCCGCACCGGACCGCGTCGAGAAACCCGGCGTCAGGGAGCTTCAGACGGTTTTGGAGACCGACCTGGCGGGAGTTATCGACTCGACACCGGGCTACGCTCCGTAA
- a CDS encoding potassium channel family protein, whose amino-acid sequence MTKTDHVLVAGGGRVGRRVAKRFADRGRPVTVIERDPDEAHETNRDFELVAGDATRPSVIEAALRPDTETIAALTDREDTNLAVCLVAKQIDPDLRTVARIEDECGDEYADFVDQVYFPERASIRAAVNAISGSNVRTLEDVTGDLEILDIQVGYDAPIKGKRISEIEFPEGVQIISQTNGHVAAQAEEKIVAGRRYLVAADNPVVNDVLDLFQGAEE is encoded by the coding sequence ATGACGAAAACTGACCATGTACTCGTCGCCGGTGGCGGCCGAGTCGGACGCCGTGTCGCGAAACGATTCGCTGACCGGGGACGACCGGTCACCGTCATCGAACGCGATCCGGACGAGGCACACGAGACTAATCGCGATTTCGAACTCGTCGCGGGGGACGCGACCCGGCCCTCGGTTATCGAAGCCGCCCTCCGACCCGACACCGAAACGATCGCCGCGCTGACCGACCGGGAAGACACCAACCTCGCGGTCTGTCTGGTCGCCAAGCAGATCGATCCGGACCTCCGCACGGTGGCCCGGATCGAAGACGAGTGTGGCGATGAATACGCCGACTTCGTCGACCAGGTCTACTTCCCCGAACGCGCGAGCATCAGGGCGGCCGTCAACGCGATCAGTGGAAGCAACGTCCGCACGCTGGAGGACGTGACCGGCGACCTGGAGATCCTGGACATTCAGGTCGGATACGACGCCCCCATCAAGGGCAAGCGGATCTCCGAGATCGAGTTCCCCGAAGGCGTACAGATCATCTCACAGACCAACGGCCACGTCGCCGCTCAGGCCGAGGAGAAGATCGTCGCCGGTCGCCGATATCTGGTGGCTGCCGATAACCCGGTCGTAAACGACGTCCTCGACCTGTTCCAGGGAGCCGAAGAGTAG
- a CDS encoding amphi-Trp domain-containing protein has protein sequence MPEEVRFESEQHQSREQVADALSAVASKLRAGEPITLRTGNDSYTADPPAHLTFEVKAEREGPVDGPGELSVEFELEWPEDGGDGAESGGELEIE, from the coding sequence ATGCCCGAAGAAGTACGCTTCGAATCCGAACAGCACCAGAGCCGCGAACAGGTCGCAGACGCCCTCTCGGCGGTCGCGTCGAAGTTGCGAGCCGGTGAACCGATAACCCTCCGGACGGGCAACGATTCGTACACTGCCGATCCGCCGGCCCACCTCACCTTCGAAGTGAAAGCGGAACGAGAAGGGCCGGTGGACGGCCCCGGCGAGCTTAGCGTGGAGTTCGAGTTGGAGTGGCCCGAGGACGGCGGTGACGGGGCCGAATCGGGCGGCGAGCTCGAAATCGAGTAA
- a CDS encoding cold-shock protein, whose product MANGTVDFFNDTGGYGFIETEDADEDVFFHMEDVGGPDLEEGQDVDFDIEQAPKGPRATNVVRN is encoded by the coding sequence ATGGCAAACGGCACGGTTGATTTCTTCAACGACACGGGCGGTTACGGATTCATCGAGACTGAGGACGCGGACGAAGACGTTTTCTTCCACATGGAGGACGTCGGTGGCCCGGACCTCGAGGAAGGACAGGACGTCGACTTCGACATCGAGCAGGCTCCCAAGGGCCCGCGCGCCACGAACGTCGTTCGGAACTAA
- a CDS encoding DUF5794 domain-containing protein, whose translation MSSSRHPIALRLEQQVGGATKLLATVMLLPLIDGIFPALVLADALSSTVGILQVGLLVFGGSATVAVVLVEMEADPIQQSKEVLMVGIPLILIAGLEAAMAPTIASIIDVVIFERFAAIVIVAIAAKTASSTIGEYLPRASVIIGLGAIASLNPGAFSVAVTTDLELVARAMAAGGTGVGFALLLVLLRPRIEHMVDIDRFRFGSAVALGTLALSIIGLVPTEAPLPVFAMAALLAIDPTDESEESATETLTPRTPTSTDGGSDGVTTTDEETKDQYGYPGEGEEDRAPWV comes from the coding sequence ATGAGTAGCTCTCGCCACCCGATCGCGCTTCGCCTGGAGCAGCAGGTGGGCGGTGCCACCAAGCTCCTGGCGACGGTCATGCTCCTCCCGCTCATCGACGGGATCTTCCCGGCGCTCGTCCTGGCAGACGCGCTCTCGAGTACGGTTGGGATCCTCCAGGTTGGATTGCTGGTCTTCGGTGGCAGTGCCACCGTGGCCGTCGTCCTCGTCGAGATGGAGGCCGATCCGATCCAGCAGTCAAAGGAGGTCCTCATGGTCGGGATCCCGTTGATCCTGATCGCGGGCCTGGAAGCCGCGATGGCCCCGACTATCGCGAGTATCATCGACGTGGTCATCTTCGAGCGCTTTGCGGCCATCGTCATCGTGGCGATCGCCGCGAAGACCGCCAGTTCGACCATCGGGGAATATCTGCCGCGCGCGAGTGTGATCATCGGCCTGGGTGCCATCGCCAGCCTCAACCCCGGAGCCTTCTCCGTCGCGGTCACGACGGATCTCGAACTCGTGGCCCGGGCGATGGCCGCCGGTGGCACGGGCGTCGGCTTCGCCCTGCTCCTGGTCCTGCTTCGCCCGCGGATCGAGCACATGGTCGATATCGACCGCTTCCGCTTCGGCAGCGCGGTCGCACTGGGGACACTCGCGCTCTCGATCATCGGGCTCGTGCCCACCGAAGCCCCGCTGCCGGTGTTCGCCATGGCCGCGCTCCTGGCGATCGACCCGACGGACGAGTCCGAGGAGTCCGCAACCGAGACGCTCACGCCCCGGACCCCGACCTCGACCGACGGCGGATCGGACGGTGTCACGACCACCGACGAGGAGACCAAGGATCAGTACGGCTACCCGGGGGAGGGCGAGGAAGATCGGGCCCCCTGGGTTTGA
- the guaB gene encoding IMP dehydrogenase translates to MAKDSPPAGTFTEKLQVPEALTFDDVLLRPAESRVEPDEADVSTRVSKNIELQIPILSAAMDTVTEAEMAIGMAREGGLGVLHQNMSTEQAVAEVEQVKRADETIIRRENVVTAAPDQTVSEVDAMMSAEGVSGAPVVDEDDSVLGIISGTDIRPYLEVGDYDAVREAMTDEVITAGADVTPREALELMYEHKIERVPIVDEDDRLVGLVTMQGILARREHEQAVRDDQGRLRVGVAVGPFEQDRAVAVDEAGADAIFIDTAHAHNLNVVDSAREIKDMVDADVIVGNIGTEEAARDIVDFADGLKVGIGPGSICTTRVVSGAGMPQVTAVAEVADVAAEEDVPVIADGGIRYSGDAAKALAAGADAVMLGSYFAGTDEAPGRVITIQGKKYKQYRGMGSVGAMQSGGGERYLKEETEDEDDYVPEGVEAATPYKGPLANELHQLVGGIQSGMGYAGAHSVTDLKEKARFVRVSQAGQQESHPHDVMITDEAPNYKPQRD, encoded by the coding sequence ATGGCGAAGGATTCTCCCCCGGCAGGGACGTTCACCGAGAAGCTGCAGGTCCCGGAGGCACTCACGTTCGACGACGTACTGTTGCGACCGGCCGAGAGTCGTGTCGAGCCCGACGAGGCAGACGTGAGCACCAGGGTCTCGAAGAACATCGAACTCCAGATTCCCATTCTCTCGGCGGCGATGGACACCGTCACCGAGGCCGAAATGGCGATCGGGATGGCTCGAGAGGGTGGGCTCGGCGTGCTCCACCAGAACATGAGCACTGAACAGGCCGTCGCGGAGGTCGAGCAGGTCAAGCGAGCGGACGAGACCATCATCCGCCGCGAGAACGTCGTCACGGCTGCCCCCGACCAGACGGTCAGCGAGGTCGATGCGATGATGAGTGCCGAGGGCGTGAGCGGCGCCCCGGTCGTCGACGAGGACGACTCGGTGCTTGGCATCATCTCCGGGACGGACATCCGTCCGTACCTGGAAGTCGGGGACTACGACGCGGTTCGCGAGGCCATGACCGACGAGGTCATCACGGCCGGCGCTGATGTTACCCCGCGGGAAGCGCTGGAGCTCATGTACGAGCACAAGATCGAGCGGGTCCCCATCGTGGACGAGGACGATCGCCTGGTCGGCCTGGTCACGATGCAGGGGATCCTCGCCCGGCGCGAACACGAACAGGCTGTTCGTGACGATCAGGGCCGGCTTCGGGTCGGTGTAGCCGTCGGTCCGTTCGAACAGGATCGAGCCGTGGCCGTGGACGAGGCCGGAGCCGACGCCATTTTCATCGACACCGCTCACGCGCACAACCTCAACGTCGTCGACAGCGCGCGCGAGATCAAGGACATGGTCGACGCCGATGTCATCGTCGGTAACATCGGGACCGAAGAGGCCGCCCGTGACATCGTGGACTTCGCTGATGGCCTCAAGGTCGGGATCGGCCCGGGGAGCATCTGTACCACGCGGGTGGTTAGCGGGGCCGGAATGCCCCAGGTCACTGCCGTCGCCGAGGTAGCAGATGTCGCCGCCGAGGAGGACGTGCCGGTGATCGCCGACGGCGGTATTCGGTACTCCGGGGACGCCGCCAAGGCACTCGCAGCAGGGGCCGATGCAGTGATGCTGGGATCGTACTTCGCTGGAACCGACGAAGCGCCCGGCCGGGTGATTACGATCCAGGGCAAGAAGTACAAGCAGTACCGCGGCATGGGCAGTGTTGGTGCGATGCAGTCCGGCGGTGGCGAACGCTATCTCAAAGAGGAGACAGAGGACGAGGACGACTACGTGCCGGAAGGTGTCGAAGCCGCGACCCCGTACAAGGGCCCGCTTGCGAACGAACTCCACCAGCTCGTCGGCGGCATCCAGTCCGGGATGGGCTATGCCGGGGCTCACAGCGTGACCGACCTGAAGGAGAAGGCTCGATTCGTCCGGGTCTCACAGGCCGGCCAGCAGGAGAGCCACCCCCACGACGTGATGATTACCGACGAGGCGCCGAACTACAAGCCTCAGCGGGACTGA
- a CDS encoding ZIP family metal transporter, which yields MAIELSEAFVRLVGHSPVIQALAGGLVIAFMNLLGASLVLVWRNPSERALDGMLGFAAGVMLAAAFTSLIIPGIEQYSGGNPIPTLIGVGLGALFLDRADKLVPHAHYLLTGRPRSDAAKQGQTHPISEDRLSGLVLFILAITLHNMPEGLAVGVGFGAAGGAVDQLGGALSLMFAIGLQNIPEGLAVSVAAINAGLDRRLYAAIAGIRAGAVEIPLAVLGALAVSTVEPLLPYAMGFAAGAMLFVISDEIIPETHRSGYERVATLGLLAGVIIMIYLDIALAG from the coding sequence ATGGCGATCGAACTCAGCGAGGCCTTCGTCCGACTCGTCGGCCACTCCCCAGTGATTCAGGCGCTCGCTGGCGGCCTCGTCATCGCGTTCATGAACCTGCTCGGGGCCTCGCTCGTTCTCGTCTGGCGGAACCCCTCCGAGAGAGCACTCGACGGAATGTTGGGATTCGCGGCCGGCGTGATGCTCGCTGCGGCGTTCACCAGCCTCATCATCCCGGGAATCGAGCAGTACTCCGGTGGGAACCCGATTCCGACACTCATTGGAGTGGGCCTCGGTGCACTCTTCCTCGATCGGGCGGACAAACTTGTTCCCCACGCACACTACCTGCTGACCGGACGACCACGATCGGACGCGGCGAAACAGGGCCAGACACATCCCATCTCCGAGGATCGACTGTCCGGGTTGGTGCTTTTCATTCTGGCGATTACGCTGCACAACATGCCCGAAGGACTGGCCGTGGGAGTGGGATTCGGGGCCGCTGGGGGAGCGGTCGACCAACTCGGTGGCGCGCTGTCCCTGATGTTCGCGATCGGGTTGCAGAACATCCCCGAAGGACTGGCCGTATCGGTCGCTGCGATCAACGCCGGCCTGGATCGGCGACTCTACGCAGCGATAGCGGGAATTCGTGCCGGAGCGGTGGAGATTCCACTCGCGGTGCTTGGAGCCCTCGCCGTCTCGACTGTCGAGCCCCTGCTCCCCTACGCCATGGGCTTTGCCGCGGGCGCGATGCTGTTCGTGATCTCCGATGAAATCATCCCCGAGACACACCGGAGCGGGTACGAACGTGTGGCGACCCTCGGACTGCTGGCCGGCGTCATCATCATGATCTATCTGGACATCGCACTGGCAGGGTGA
- a CDS encoding ATPase domain-containing protein, with amino-acid sequence MNGNNTQRSVELIHSGIPELDDLLRGGYQRGRVYLVQGVSGSGKTLIGQHFLEAGLENDETVVYIHGEESQRDILANSHQVGLEIGDAEFLDIGPGTDFFADDVAYDLVETSEIDAERFTEDIHAVIKETDPSRVLLDPITQLQYVERDEYQYRKRLQSFIRFLKDRDITILVTRTIRSDLNRGGTVQTDIASLSDGIISLHLDEGERRIGIQKHRGIGQRDGTHGLEIRDHGVEVFPQLIPDHSERTFEPQLNSTGHDGLDGLLEGGLEQGSITFVSGPTGIGKSTIGAQLLEGALRSEGNALGYLFEESVDQFRYRADNLGIPVSEYLEQDEFRLKEIEPLVLSAEEFTRIVLQDVAEMDANMVLIDGLSGFKISLQGDKQRLVRRLHALTRELKNKGVSVVITDENQQLTGNHNPTSENTSYLADNILFLSYIELQGELHRTIGVLKKRLGSFDRRFHRFSIVEDEGVVIESPFDDVQGILQGRPTHVTDNE; translated from the coding sequence ATGAATGGTAACAATACCCAACGCAGCGTCGAGTTGATCCACTCGGGCATCCCGGAACTCGACGATTTGCTACGAGGTGGGTATCAACGCGGCCGTGTCTATCTTGTTCAGGGCGTATCCGGCTCGGGAAAAACGCTGATCGGACAGCATTTCCTCGAAGCAGGCCTTGAAAACGACGAGACCGTCGTCTACATTCACGGCGAGGAGTCCCAACGCGATATCCTCGCCAATTCACACCAGGTGGGTCTGGAGATCGGGGACGCGGAGTTTCTCGATATCGGCCCCGGGACTGATTTTTTCGCGGATGACGTCGCTTACGACCTGGTCGAGACGAGCGAGATCGATGCCGAGCGGTTCACCGAGGACATCCACGCCGTCATCAAGGAAACGGACCCCTCGCGGGTGTTGCTCGATCCGATCACGCAGTTGCAGTACGTGGAGCGTGACGAGTATCAGTACCGGAAACGCCTCCAGTCGTTCATTCGATTTCTGAAAGACCGGGACATTACCATCCTCGTCACCCGGACGATCCGCTCCGATCTGAACCGGGGTGGGACAGTCCAAACTGATATCGCATCCCTGAGTGACGGGATCATCTCGCTTCACCTGGATGAGGGCGAACGACGAATTGGGATCCAGAAACACCGGGGAATCGGCCAGCGTGACGGCACCCACGGCCTGGAAATCCGAGATCACGGTGTCGAAGTGTTTCCCCAGCTGATTCCGGACCATAGCGAGCGGACCTTCGAACCGCAACTGAACTCCACCGGCCACGACGGACTGGACGGGCTGCTCGAGGGCGGGTTGGAACAGGGGTCCATCACGTTCGTTAGCGGGCCGACAGGCATCGGCAAATCCACGATCGGCGCCCAGTTGCTCGAAGGCGCGCTCAGAAGTGAGGGCAACGCGCTCGGCTATCTCTTCGAGGAGTCAGTCGACCAATTCAGGTATCGCGCCGACAATCTCGGCATTCCGGTGTCGGAGTACCTCGAACAGGACGAGTTCCGCCTCAAAGAAATCGAGCCACTCGTTCTGTCGGCCGAGGAATTCACCAGAATCGTGCTGCAGGACGTCGCCGAGATGGACGCCAACATGGTGTTGATCGACGGGTTGTCCGGGTTCAAGATCTCTCTGCAAGGGGACAAACAGCGGCTGGTCCGTCGGCTCCACGCACTCACTCGCGAACTGAAGAACAAGGGGGTGTCCGTGGTCATTACGGACGAGAACCAACAGCTCACCGGCAATCACAACCCGACGAGCGAAAACACCAGCTATCTGGCGGACAACATTCTCTTTCTCTCCTACATCGAGTTGCAAGGCGAGTTGCACCGGACGATCGGCGTGTTGAAGAAGCGATTGGGGAGTTTCGACAGGCGGTTTCACCGGTTTTCGATCGTCGAGGACGAGGGTGTCGTCATCGAGTCCCCGTTCGACGACGTGCAGGGAATCCTACAGGGACGACCAACACACGTCACGGACAATGAGTGA